In a genomic window of Rhopalosiphum maidis isolate BTI-1 chromosome 4, ASM367621v3, whole genome shotgun sequence:
- the LOC113549955 gene encoding protocadherin-like wing polarity protein stan isoform X2: protein MLAVKHNHVAVCLLLLLLLVRSAFGYLLVVSDTDSPGLVLFDGGTPFYDRPARRYSLNPEKSGDFVAKLLRVDHYTGSVILERPLECDGFKYPDVFTFYVDSTSNDTLEYMSVPLRMVIKGCEKNKIDSLLNTRIELAKKWSSKTLVSVVLSVLNLKFGTGVSMDEANKKCWRQSEFVAPLGKSVIPQSVFNDCKIRYLDISDNRFNVESKSGDLVVAENFCSTLDPMSIIIMISYECDVNSEIVSPSEHYIKMILWHKRSLTETGRVRREVEMADSGLQFERSLYVASVAEELPSGTIVCSVHARSMPPNNNPIEYQMSPIIDTRSHAMFTIDSNSGLVTTLVSLDREFMDVHYLRVIAIDTSSHPSTATTTLQVNVVDANDHSPVFESASGMYEASVRESVSVGTTIITIRATDLDIGLNSQIEYSIESISGGGLNSSADETFGIDLRSGVVSVRRNLDREVCEVYTVMVKASDQAAPPSPRRSAIASLVVKVLDDNDNYPQFSERAYTANVPEDLNPNQRPVISTIKATDADQGLNAVVRYAIIGGNTQGQFSIDSQNGEVSLVKPLDYEAMRSYRLMIRAQDGGNPSRSNTTQLLVNVKDVNDNPPRFYTSLFQESVLENVAVGYSIVRVQAYDADEGENAALKYRIFPRDFEGTLAENLPITVDEKSGWVYTTHLLDRETNPKYQFQVVAEDGGDPPKSATASVVVTIQDVNDNEPTFNPKQYDVVISEDSPPGTPLTTVIATDPDENPRLHYEIVSGNLRGRFAIATHSSKGLVTIAQPLDYKQEKRFILSVTATDSGGLSDTATIYVNVTDANNFAPIFDNAPYTASIYEDAPVGSTVLVVSASDGDVGQNALITYSLASGYGDASEFTINAQSGAIVTTKPLDREVQSGYLLTVTARDGGNPPLSDTTDVEISITDINDNAPQFFNASYYGSVSEDALTGTSVLQVSASDADSGLNGRIKYALDDGVEAFVIDPTSGILRTAASLDRESIPQYNIHVFAIDKGSPSLSTAVPVTIRIEDVNDSPPVFESDKLVMYIPENSPIGSTVGELYAKDPDEGPNAIVQYSIIGGDDASSFSLLRRPGLDKAELLTSVELDYESNKKKFELVVRASSPPLHSDAPLTIYLTDVNDNAPRLSDFQVIFNNFKDYFPTGTFGQVPAFDADVSDKLVYRIISGNNANLVQLNESTGMLTLSPQLNTNVPKIASMEISVTDGVNEIKATMTLIVRLVTDEMLFNSVTVRLADMTKEAFLSPLLEFFTSGLAAIIPCPKENIYVFSVQDDTDVDGRVLNVSFSAKQPDGIFYSPQFLQERVYLNRGILTRLSTVQILPFEDNLCVREPCLNFELCLTVLKFANASSFISSDTVLFRPIYPVTTFACQCPHGFTGSQKYYMCDTEVDLCYSNPCKNGGQCKSKESGYSCICPHRFTGDNCEINLNHDECKPGICHSGATCTPLKSGGFLCDDCSPAGTFEHYDEVCRLRSRSFPKSSFLTFPSLRQRYRLHISLKFSTLEESGLLLYNGRYNERHDFIALELIEGGRGLQFSFSLGSEVTYVIAYPPTGVVNDGLWHSVTVSYINRSTTLSLDDCDVPLTVKYGSKLGYSCANVSTQVLEKRCEILTESCHRFLDLTGPLQIGGLPMLPDSTSFQVKSKDFTGCIADVYIDYKLLDLNSFVADNGTIIGCPERKSLCVDNPCKNGGSCTDHWGTYKCDCPKLWGGKDCSHPIHALWRFSGDGIVAFNPLLRTIQFPWYTSLSLKTKKPDSPVISVNIGQNTTARVYLESGFIVYVVDGQKAVFSSVQINDGDWHNLEVIWQNTGGVRFVLDHGIRSVVKTLNAKLQGQFVGKIQLGNFNEDLTDVDENMGFKGCIKDVRIGHSGGTTVLEIPELMIRVSENCEQENPCNGNKCPRHSECIPSWQNHTCRCHTGFVGTACESVCDTNPCENNALCIEDRKSLRGYHCQCNSTSFTGDYCEHELKESCPVSWWGHHRGVCGPCNCMVDNGYNPHCNKTTGQCYCKDNHYTPHGSDKCLECGCYNVGSFDRSCDQTTGQCKCRSGVIGRRCDQCPNSYAEVTLNGCEVIYDGCPKSIAGNIWWPRAKWGERVTENCPIGSQGKATRLCQNTLDGWQFPDIFNCTSNSFVDLQRLLNGLETKSIKVTTFVAVNGAVSLHKAVNNTQFLHGSDVLIGQQLLQHLLSHEGSLSGLNLTHSQDKDYILNLIMASSRLLDLSEIDHWERINRLTSQGPFNLMNTINNYVATLSTTQHDTYTDPFEVVTPNIAIGLDVVSAESLFGFEPEHERPDLSTSAVTEEKVNLPDSSLLQPAIQVLSLKPGSEILGLKNMGSPVVVLPKYNNYLLDSSKFDKHTQIMVPIDLLGIEPIKHGMTTTKGQLSKNAAVVGYAQYRTLGALLPLRYDDTVLKRYSVDLQVGSPVMSFVATLNHNNPKRKQRHVNGKEISELSDMVPLDSPIRIKIWINKNPVTLRSNPQCVRWSTSRIPSGEWTRAGCHTELPEDNWWKKDPIYINCTCNQLSTYAVLTDVVDEHYIVEYSNLELFLILISFGLAIIALIVTCVLLVAVRAGTNTSSIYSHFALCLLLTQCVYLAATQTRGTLYTFEVWCKFCSITLHYLWLATIGWSLVAALHLYRMLTELRDVNHGQMGFYHSIGYVLPAIIVSLSVGVRINQYGNYYFCWLSVYESVIWSLIGPTCLAVAITVIVLLLCIRAAFTLKDHVLGYGNLRSVLVVQVICVPILVGVWLLEVVVASERDTRLTYTLCAAVCSQGWLVLAGLCYSNAKLRCRIHHCVLRLIGKEIPEKNEPDSGIGAISPPTIRSSLSYRNTGVTNTDGIRRPIGISMSSTTSRSTTKTSSSPYRSDAQLRNTSTTTSNYDHSTSDLPSSFHRTQHTSDSDSEGSGEGRSLDLASSHSSDEDDSSRHRGRRSNMSSNRPTPFLPNINEAPGLPPSLNVITNSQLFPNLKPLYAPRWTSQQYPTVQEEEHAVGQHRWTGSTISDQDNSVINNRMSLEPPILNNEHFGYHHKSSTFNSLNKTESDCDVDDKASLGDKYLFPYTAEEDHCHSPYRDLYSDNRRGSDLYGISMPPPMVNRGSENGSLHSVDSRFVTARAYSQPVSPSTQASTSTLNLQSRHGYTNEYGIQEILESDEEEEGFE, encoded by the exons ATGCTAGCCGTGAAGCACAACCATGTTGCGGTGTgcttgctgctgctgctgctgctggtcCGGTCCGCGTTCGGATATCTGCTGGTGGTATCCGACACGGACTCACCAGGGCTGGTGCTGTTTGACGGCGGCACACCCTTCTACGATCGGCCAGCCAGACGGTATTCACTAAATCCGGAAAAGAGCGGTGACTTTGTTGCCAAACTGCTGCGCGTCGACCACTATACTGGATCAGTTATACTCGAACGACCATTAGAATGTGACGGATTCAAGTATCCAGACGTGTTTACGTTCTATGTAGACTCGACTTCTAATGACACGCTGGAGTATATGTCTGTACCATTGAGAATGGTCATTAAGGGgtgtgaaaaaaata AAATAGATTCACTATTAAACACTCGTATAGAACTGGCTAAAAAGTGGTCTAGCAAAACATTAGTTTCAGTGGTTTTATCAGTGTTAAA ccTTAAATTTGGCACTGGTGTTTCAATGGATGAAgcgaataaaaaatgttggagACAAAGTGAATTTGTTGCACCTCTTGGAAAATCTGTGATCCCACAAAGTGTATTTAATGACTGCAAAATACGGTATTTGGATATAAGTGACAATAGATTTAATGTGGAGTCTAAAAGTGGCGATCTTGTGGTAGCTGAAAACTTTTGTTCAACACTTGATCCAATGTCTATCATTATAATGATTTCTTACGAATGTGATGTGAATAGTGAAATTGTATCACCTTcagaacattatattaaa ATGATTTTGTGGCATAAACGTAGTTTAACTGAAACTGGACGTGTACGAAGAGAAGTAGAGATGGCTGATAGTGGTCTTCAGTTTGAAAGAAGTCTATATGTTGCTAGTGTAGCTGAAGAACTTCCATCTGGTACAATTGTTTGTAGTGTACATGCAAGAAGTATGCCTCCTAATAATAATCCAATTGAATACCAGATGAGCCCAATTATCGATACTAGATCACATGCAATGTTTACCATTGATTCTAATTCTGGTTTAGTCACAACATTGGTATCATTAGACAG agAATTCATGGATGTTCATTATTTACGAGTAATTGCTATTGATACATCATCTCATCCATCTACAGCAACCACAACCCTTCAAGTAAATGTTGTAGATGCCAATGATCACTCACCTGTTTTTGAATCTGCTTCTGGCATGTATGAAGCTTCTGTGAGGGAATCTGTTTCTGTtggaacaacaataattaccaTACGAGCAACAGATTTAGACATAGGACTAAATTCTCaa attgagTATTCTATTGAAAGTATATCAGGTGGTGGTTTAAACTCTAGCGCAGATGAGACTTTTGGAATCGATCTTCGCAGTGGTGTGGTTAGTGTAAGGCGAAATTTAGATCGAGAGGTATGTGAAGTTTACACAGTCATGGTTAAAGCAAGTGATCAAGCAGCACCTCCATCACCAAGACGTTCGGCAATTGCTTCATTAGTAGTAAAAGTATTAGATGATAATGATAACTATCCACAATTTTCTGAACGAGCTTATACAGCTAATGTTCCTGAAGACTTAAATCCAAATCAAAGACCAGTTATCTCCACAATTAA agcTACTGACGCTGATCAGGGTTTAAATGCAGTTGTGAGATATGCTATAATTGGTGGCAATACGCAAGGACAATTTTCTATTGATAGTCAAAATGGAGAAGTTTCATTAGTCAAACCTTTGGACTATGAAGCAATGCGAAGTTACCGACTTATGATTAGAGCTCAAG atgGTGGAAATCCAAGTCGTTCTAATACTACTCAATTACTAGTGAATGTAAAGGATGTTAATGATAATCCTCCTAGATTTTACACTTCACTTTTTCAAGAATCTGTATTAGAAAATGTTGCTGTTGGGTATAGTATTGTAAGAGTGCAAGCATATGATGCAGACGAAGGAGAGAATGCTGCTTTAAAGTATCGCATTTTTCCAAGAGACTTTGAGGGTACTCTAGCCGAGAACTTACCAATTACCGTTGATGAAAAGAGTGGTTGGGTGTACACTACTCACTTATTAGATCGAGAAACTAATCCTAAGTACCAGTTTCAAGTTGTGGCTGAAGATGGAGGTGATCCGCCCAAATCAGCCACAGCTAGTGTTGTAGTTACCATTCAAGATGTTAATGACAATGAACCGACtttcaatccaaaacaatatgATGTTGTAATTAGTGAAGACTCACCTCCAGGAACACCACTTACAACAGTCATAGCTACTGATCCAGATGAAAACCCAAG attacattatgaaattgtcAGTGGAAACTTGAGAGGAAGATTTGCGATTGCTACTCATAGTAGTAAAGGTTTAGTAACTATTGCTCAACCATTAGATTATAAACAagaaaaacgttttattttatcg gtaacagCAACAGATTCAGGCGGCTTATCTGATACTGCTACGATTTATGTTAATGTTACTGATGCTAATAATTTTGCTCCAATCTTTGACAATGCACCATATACTGCTAGTATTTATGAAGATGCACCAGTTGGTTCTACAGTTCTTGTTGTTTCTGCTTCTGATGGTGATGTTGGACAAAATGCTTTG ATCACTTATTCTTTAGCAAGTGGTTATGGCGATGCTTCTGAGTTTACTATTAATGCTCAAAGTGGTGCTATTGTTACAACAAAACCGTTGGACCGAGAAGTGCAAAGTGGATATTTACTTACAGTTACAGCTAGAGATGGTGGTAATCCACCACTTTCAGATACCACTGATGTAGAAATTTCGATCACAGATATCAATGATAATGCTCCACAATTTTTCAATGCGTCATATTATGGATCCGTTTCTGAAGATGCTCTTACTGGCACTAGTGTCcttcaa GTTAGTGCATCTGATGCAGATTCAGGTTTGAATGGCCGCATAAAATATGCCTTAGATGACGGTGTAGAAGCTTTTGTTATTGATCCTACTTCTGGTATTTTAAGAACAGCAGCTTCTTTAGATAGAGAAAGCATTCCtcagtataatattcatgtattTGCCATTGATAAAGGTTCACCATCCCTCTCTACAGCT GTTCCTGTTACCATACGTATTGAAGATGTAAATGACTCACCGCCAGTTTTTGAATCTGACAAATTAGTTATGTACATTCCTGAAAATTCACCAATTGGTTCTACTGTTGGGGAGTTGTATGCTAAAGACCCAGATGAAGGACCAAATGCAATTGttcaatattctattattg gcGGAGATGATGCTAGCAGTTTTTCTTTACTAAGAAGACCTGGACTTGATAAAGCTGAATTATTAACTTCTGTTGAGCTAGACTATGAatcaaataagaaaaaatttgaattagtaGTAAGAGCTTCATCACCTCCATTACATTCTGATGCTCCATTGACAATATACTTGACTGATGTAAATGACAATGCTCCAAGACTTTCTGattttcaagttatttttaataactttaaagatTACTTTCCTACCGGAACATTTGGTCAAGTTCCTGCATTTGATGCTGATGTATCAGACAAACTTGTCTATCGAATAATATCTGGAAATAATGCTAATCTAGTACAATTGAATGAATCAACTGGTATGCTAACCCTATCTCCACAGTTAAACACCAACGTACCTAAAATTGCTTCAATGGAAATATCAGTTactg ATGGAGTAAATGAAATTAAAGCTACTATGACCCTAATAGTGCGATTGGTCACTGATGAAATGCTTTTTAACTCAGTAACTGTTCGATTAGCTGATATGACCAAAGAAGCTTTTTTATCTCCTTTGTTGGAATTCTTTACATCTGGTTTAGCGGCAATCATTCCATGcccaaaagaaaatatatatgtattcagTGTACAAGACGATACAGATGTTGATGGACGAGTACTCAACGTTAGCTTTTCTGCAAAACAACCAGatggtattttttattctccTCAATTTCTTCAAGAAcgtgtttatttaaatcgaGGAATACTTACTCGTTTATCAACTGTAcag atTTTACCGTTTGAAGATAATTTATGTGTTCGAGAACCctgtttgaattttgaactttgcttaacagttttaaaatttgccAATGCCTCATCTTTTATTAGCAGTGATACTGTTTTATTTAGGCCAATTTATCCAGTTACCACATTTGCTTGTCAATGTCCACATGGTTTCACAG ggagtcaaaaatattatatgtgtgacACTGAAGTGGATTTATGCTATTCTAATCCATGCAAGAATGGAGGTCAATGTAAAAGCAAAGAAAGTGGATATTCCTGTATCTGCCCACATCGTTTTACTGGCGATAACTGTGAAATCAACTTGAATCACGATGAATGCAAACCAGGAATATGTCATTCAGGAGCCACTTGTACACCATTAAAAAGCGGTGGATTTTTATGTGATGATTGTTCTCCAGCTGGTACTTTTGAACACTATGATGAAGTTTGCAGACTTCGTTCTAGAAGCTTTCCAAAATCTTCGTTCTTGACTTTTCCATCATTAAGACAAAGATATCGATTACATATTTCTTTAAAGTTTTCCACATTAGAAGAATCTGGATTGCTATTATACAATGGTCGATATAACGAACGCCACGACTTTATTGCCTTAGAACTTATTGAAGGAGGCCGCGGGCTGCAGTTTTCATTTTCTCTAGGGTCTGAAGTCACTTACGTAATAGCATATCCACCTACTGGTGTAGTAAACGATGGTCTTTGGCATTCTGTTACAGTTTCTTATATCAATCGA agtaCTACTCTGAGCTTAGATGATTGTGATGTACcattaactgtaaaatatgGGTCTAAACTTGGATATTCTTGTGCTAACGTTTCTACTCAAGTGTTAGAAAAAAG gtgtGAAATATTAACAGAGAGTTGTCATCGTTTTTTGGATCTCACTGGTCCACTTCAAATTGGTGGATTGCCCATGTTACCAGACTCTACTAGTTTTCAAGTAAAAAGTAAAGACTTTACTGGATGTATTGCTGATGTTTACATTGACTACAAACTTCTTGATTTGAATAG ttttgttgcCGATAATGGTACCATTATTGGATGCCCAGAACGCAAATCTTTGTGTGTTGACAATCCTTGTAAAAATGGTGGCAGTTGTACAGACCATTGGGGTACATATAAATGTGATTGTCCTAAATTGTGGGGAGGGAAAGACTGTAGTCAtc CCATACATGCTCTTTGGCGTTTTTCGGGAGATGGTATTGTAGCGTTTAATCCGTTATTGCGTACTATTCAATTTCCATGGTATACATCATTATCATTAAAGACTAAGAAACCTGATTCTCCAGTAATTTCTGTGAATATAGGACAAAATACTACTGCTCGTGTTTAT ttGGAAAGTGGTTTCATTGTCTATGTGGTTGATGGCCAAAAAGCTGTATTTAGCAGTGTGCAAATCAATGATGGCGATTGGCATAATTTGGAAGTAATATGGCAGAATACAGGTGGTGTTAGATTTGTTTTGGATCATGGAATTCGTTCAGTTGTAAAAACACTTAATGCCAAATTACAAGGGCAATTTGTTGGAAAAATCCAATTGGGAAACTTCAATGAAGATTTAACTGATGTTGATGAAAATATGGGATTCAAAGGCTGTATTAaa gATGTTCGAATTGGCCACAGTGGAGGAACTACTGTATTGGAAATACCTGAACTTATGATACGTGTTAGTGAAAATTGTGAACAAGAGAACCCTTGCAATGGTAATAAATGTCCTAGGCACAGTGAATGTATACCTTCTTGGCAAAACCATACATGTAGATGTCATAcag GATTTGTTGGAACAGCTTGTGAAAGTGTGTGTGATACCAACCCTTGTGAAAACAATGCTTTGTGCATTGAGGATCGTAAAAGCCTACGTGGTTATCATTGTCAATGTAATTCAACTTCGTTTACTG GTGATTACTGTGAACATGAACTCAAAGAGTCTTGCCCTGTAAGCTGGTGGGGACATCATCGGGGAGTTTGTGGTCCTTGTAACTGTATGGTGGACAATGGTTATAACCCCCACTGTAACAAAACTACTGGGCAATGTTATTGCAaa GACAATCATTATACTCCTCATGGTTCTGATAAATGTCTCGAGTGTGGTTGCTACAATGTTGGTTCTTTTGATCGATCTTGTGATCAAACTACTGGGCAGTGTAAGTGTCGTTCTGGTGTTATAGGTCGTAGATGTGACCAATGTCCAAATTCCTACGCTGAAGTCACATTAAATGGATGTGAag TTATCTATGATGGTTGTCCAAAAAGTATAGCAGGTAATATTTGGTGGCCTAGAGCTAAATGGGGTGAGCGTGTAACTGAAAACTGCCCAATCGGTTCTCAAGGCAAAGCCACACGCTTATGTCAAAATACATTAGATGGATGGCAATTTCCTGATATATTCAATTGTACTTCAAATTCATTTGTTGATCTTCAGAGACTC ttgaatGGATTAGAAACCAAGTCTATTAAGGTAACTACATTTGTTGCTGTTAATGGAGCTGTCAGTCTTCATAAAGCAGTCAATAATACTCAATTTTTACACGGTTCTGATGTTCTTATTGGTCAACAACttttacaacatttattatCTCATGAAGGATCTTTGTCAGGGTTGAATTTAACCCATAGTCAAGATAAAGATTATATATTG aatttgatTATGGCATCCAGTCGTTTGTTAGACTTGAGTGAAATTGATCATTGGGAACGCATAAACCGTTTAACATCACAGGgaccatttaatttaatgaatacaataaataattatgtggcTACTTTGTCAACAACTCAACATGATACTTATACAGATCCTTTTGAAGTAGTTACTCCAAATATTG ctaTTGGTTTAGATGTAGTTTCAGCTGAGAGCCTATTTGGATTTGAACCTGAACATGAACGACCAGATTTATCTACTTCTGCAGTTACAGaagaaaaagtaaatttacccGACTCATCTTTACTTCAACCAGCTATTCAA GTTTTGAGTCTAAAACCTGGTTCAGAAATAttaggtttaaaaaatatgggtAGCCCTGTTGTTGTTTTACCAAAATACAACAACTATCTTTTGGATTCTTCAAAGTTTGACAAACATACTCAAATAATGGTACCCATTGATTTATTGGGTATTGAGCCAATAAAACATGGAATGACTACTACAAAAGGACAACTTTCTAAAAATGCAGCCGTTGTTGGTTATGCACAATATCGTACACTTGGAGCGTTGTTACCGTTACGTTATGATGACACTGTTTTAAAGAGATATTCTGTAGATCTCCAAGTGGGTTCCCCAGTTATGTCATTTGTTGCAACTCTGAATCACAATAATCCCaaaa gaAAACAACGACACGTGAATGGCAAAGAAATTTCAGAGTTATCTGACATGGTGCCTTTAGACTCACCAATTCGTATCAAGATTTGGATCAATAAAAATCCAGTTACATTGAGATCTAATCCTCAATGTGTACGGTGGTCAACATCTAGAAT acCAAGTGGTGAGTGGACTCGAGCTGGTTGTCATACAGAGTTACCAGAAGACAATTGGTGGAAAAAAGAtcctatttacataaattgtacATGTAACCAGCTTTCAACATATGCTGTTCTCACAGATGTAGTTGATGAAcat tACATAgttgaatattcaaatttagaaCTTTTCTTGATTTTGATATCATTTGGATTAGCAATCATTGCTCTCATTGTGACATGCGTGTTATTAGTTGCTGTACGTGCAGGAACCAATACGAGTTCTATATACTCACATTTTGCCCTGTGTTTATTGCTCACTCAATGTGTGTATCTAGCTGCAACTCAAACTCGAGGAACTCTATATACTTTCGAa gtatggTGTAAATTTTGTTCTATAACTTTACACTATTTGTGGTTAGCAACCATTGGTTGGTCTTTGGTAGCTGCACTTCATCTGTATAGAATGTTAACTGAATTAAGGGACGTAAACCATGGTCAAATGGGTTTCTATCATAGTATCGGTTATGTTTTGCCAGCTATTATAGTCAGTTTATCTGTTGGAGTGCGAATCAATCAGTATGGgaattactatttttgttgGTTGTCTGTTTATGAATCTGTTATCTGGAGTTTAATTGGTCCTACCTGTCTTGCTGTAGCCATTACTGTAATTGTTTTGCTCCTGTGTATCAGAGCAGCATTTACTTTAAAAGATCATGTACTTGGTTATGGAAATttaag gagTGTTTTGGTTGTACAAGTGATCTGCGTACCTATACTAGTTGGTGTATGGTTGTTAGAAGTGGTTGTAGCATCAGAACGTGATACAAGGCTTACATACACATTGTGTGCTGCTGTTTGTAGTCAAGGTTGGCTTGTCCTAGCAGGTTTATGCTATTCTAATGCAAAGCTCCGATGTAGAATACACCATTGTGTATTACGTCTCATTGGAAAAGAAATACCAGAAAAAAATGAACCAGATTCTGGAATTGGTGCTATATCACCTCCAACCATTAGATCATCATTGTCATATCGTAATACAGGAGTTACAAATACGGATGGAATAAGAAGACCAATTGGCATATCCATGTCTAGTACTACTTCAAGGTCAACTACAAAGACTAGTAGTAGCccctatag AAGCGATGCTCAATTAAGGAATACATCAACAACAACAAGTAATTATGACCATTCAACGTCCGACTTACCATCTAGTTTTCACCGTACACAACATACATCAGATTCAGACTCTGAAGGTTCAGGTGAAGGAAGAAGTTTAGACTTAGCTTCTTCCCATAGCAGTGATGAAGATGATTCTTCTCGTCATAGAGGTCGTAGAAGTAATATGTCTTCAAATCGACCAACTCCTTTCTTACCAAATATAAATGAAGCTCCTGGATTGCCTCCTTCACTGAATGTgattacaaattcacaattGTTTCCCAATTTAAAACCTCTATATGCTCCACGATGGACTAGTCAACAATATCCAACAG ttCAAGAAGAAGAACATGCTGTGGGACAACATCGTTGGACAGGATCAACAATATCTGATCAAGACAATTCGGTGATAAATAATCGAATGTCTCTTGAACCACCAATCTTAAACAATGAACACTTTGGTTATCACCACAAGAGCTCAACATTCAATTCTCTGAATAAAACAGAATCCGATTGTGATGTAGATGATAAAGCGAGTCTTGGTGACAAATACTTATTTCCATATACcg CTGAAGAAGACCATTGTCACTCACCCTATAGAGATTTGTATAGTGATAATCGCAGAGGAAGTGATCTTTATGGTATTTCTATGCCACCACCTATGGTAAACCGGGGAAGTGAGAATGGATCGTTACATAGTGTAGATAGTAGGTTTGTAACGGCTCGGGCTTATAGTCAGCCAGTATCACCATCCACTCAAGCTTCTACTTCTACTCTTAATTTACAATCAAGACATGGTTATACAAATGAGTATGGTATACAAGAAATACTAGAATCTGA TGAAGAAGAA gAAGGATTCGAGTGA